The Phragmites australis chromosome 15, lpPhrAust1.1, whole genome shotgun sequence genome window below encodes:
- the LOC133892527 gene encoding uncharacterized protein LOC133892527 translates to MLQLSESTDILGIAIKCLQLFTPLFKSTVEIIRNKLIQLPTQDLSWVPHVDSRQKEHWDNLHSFRTQWFRPNPLCCKHLDQHELRCSSNIDTSKLPDVSLEPVIEVNLQCHVSLSGGNISAQGSKHLIAGLLFMPHGSSEDLLPADKSSAIAVIDGEEKRCLHTVITLEQLEEIMLRKAIDHFRQNAEATVYQMLWKSKHNTAYIQVEKASTKMQSTGKLIRGARNGNMSRQYVQACVIPHFLNMWVAQAPIWLQGSIVKWVQREAPEILDHHVTWINDGKREK, encoded by the coding sequence ATGCTACAACTTTCAGAGAGTACGGACATACTTGGAATTGCAATTAAGTGTTTGCAGTTGTTTACCCCTCTTTTCAAGTCTACAGTTGAAATTATTAGGAACAAACTTATCCAACTGCCTACACAAGACCTCTCATGGGTGCCACATGTTGATTCCCGCCAGAAAGAACATTGGGACAATCTTCACAGCTTTCGCACTCAATGGTTTCGCCCAAACCCATTATGTTGCAAGCATCTTGATCAGCATGAGCTTCGTTGTAGTAGCAACATAGACACATCAAAATTACCAGATGTTTCTCTAGAACCAGTCATTGAAGTGAATTTGCAGTGCCATGTCTCACTGTCAGGAGGCAATATTTCTGCGCAAGGTTCTAAACATCTGATAGCTGGACTCCTCTTTATGCCCCATGGCTCTTCAGAGGATCTGCTGCCTGCAGATAAAAGTTCTGCAATAGCGGTGATTGACGGTGAGGAGAAACGATGCTTGCATACAGTCATTACCTTGGAACAGCTGGAAGAGATCATGCTACGAAAGGCAATTGATCACTTCCGCCAGAACGCCGAAGCGACAGTCTACCAGATGCTTTGGAAGTCTAAACATAATACTGCATACATTCAGGTTGAGAAGGCAAGCACAAAGATGCAAAGCACAGGAAAATTGATTCGGGGAGCTAGGAACGGAAATATGTCGCGACAATATGTTCAAGCATGTGTGATCCCTCACTTCCTCAACATGTGGGTTGCACAGGCACCCATCTGGCTGCAAGGTTCGATTGTAAAGTGGGTTCAGAGAGAAGCGCCTGaaattctagatcatcatgtaACATGGATCAATGATGGAAAGAGGGAGAAATAG
- the LOC133893318 gene encoding uncharacterized protein LOC133893318, translating to MASQIESHRVGAEVVNGDAICRKKSVELLEVLGLPKGLLPLEDIEEFGYNRATGFMWLVQRKKKVEHTFKKIKQTVSYANEVTAFVEKGKLKKIAGVKTKELMLWLSVVEVYIAESSPEKVTFKTGTGLSDSFDATAFALGE from the coding sequence ATGGCATCCCAAATTGAAAGCCACCGCGTCGGCGCAGAGGTCGTCAACGGAGACGCCATCTGCAGGAAGAAGTCTGTCGAGCTGCTGGAAGTGCTAGGCCTCCCCAAGGGCCTCCTGCCGCTCGAGGATATCGAGGAGTTCGGGTACAACCGCGCGACGGGGTTCATGTGGCTGgtgcagaggaagaagaaggtcgAGCACACCTTCAAGAAGATCAAGCAGACCGTGTCATACGCCAATGAGGTGACGGCGTTCGTCGAGAAGGGTAAGCTGAAGAAGATCGCCGGCGTCAAGACCAAGGAGTTGATGCTGTGGCTTAGTGTTGTCGAGGTCTATATTGCCGAGTCCTCACCGGAGAAGGTCACCTTCAAAACCGGCACTGGCCTCTCCGATAGCTTCGATGCCACTGCATTTGCTCTCGGGGAGTAA
- the LOC133892291 gene encoding uncharacterized mitochondrial protein AtMg00810-like, translating to MTDLDDLHFFLGISVTRSPDGSFLSQCQYALDLLQRVGMAECHSTATPVDTHAELSATEGVSVADPSEYRSLAGALRYLTLTRPELAYAVQQVCLFMHDPRERHLALVKRILRHVKGTLSIGLHIGTAPVCSLTAYSDANWAGCPYSRRSTSGYCIFLGDNMVSWSSKRQTTVSHSNAEAEYRAVAHAVIECCWLRHLLQDLHVSIVYATVVYCDNVSAIYMSSNPVQHRRTKHIEINIHFVPEKVALDQVQVLHVPSSHQLTNIMTKGLPVQLFTDFRSSLCVQDPPDATTDGY from the coding sequence ATGACGGACCTCGACGACCTTCACTTCTTCCTCGGCATCTCCGTCACGCGGTCTCCCGATGGGTCGTTCCTATCTCAGTGCCAGTACGCGCTGGATCTCCTTCAGCGTGTAGGCATGGCAGAGTGCCACTCTACTGCGACACCAGTGGACACTCATGCCGAGTTGTCTGCAACCGAGGGAGTGTCTGTCGCTGATCCCTCGGAGTACCGGAGTCTCGCTGGTGCTCTTCGGTACCTTACGTTGACTCGTCCGGAATTGGCGTATGCAGTTCAGCAGGTGTGCCTCTTCATGCATGATCCTCGCGAGCGTCATCTTGCACTGGTCAAGCGCATACTCCGCCATGTGAAGGGTACTCTCTCCATCGGCCTCCACATTGGCACTGCTCCAGTTTGCTCTCTTACCGCGTACTCTGACGCAAATTGGGCCGGCTGCCCCTACTCCAGACGCTCTACGTCCGGCTACTGCATATTCCTCGGCGATAATATGGTTTCTTGGTCCTCCAAGCGCCAAACCACGGTTTCTCACTCCAATGCTGAAGCTGAGTATCGTGCTGTTGCCCATGCCGTCATCGAGTGTTGTTGGCTACGTCATCTACTTCAAGACCTCCACGTCTCGATTGTTTATGCGACTGTTGTCTATTGTGATAATGTCAGTGCCATCTACATGTCGTCCAACCCAGTCCAACACCGCCGCACGAAGCATATTGAGATCAACATCCACTTCGTCCCTGAAAAGGTGGCCCTTGACCAGGTTCAGGTGCTCCATGTGCCGTCTTCACACCAGTTAACGAACATCATGACCAAAGGCCTGCCTGTGCAGTTGTTCACTGACTTTCGGTCCAGTCTTTGTGTCCAAGATCCTCCCGATGCAACTACGGACGGGTATTAG